In a genomic window of Bombina bombina isolate aBomBom1 chromosome 8, aBomBom1.pri, whole genome shotgun sequence:
- the TMEM86B gene encoding lysoplasmalogenase — translation MDILETDSRYKKTSLATVRSIIPKLLPFLATCSIYFGLWLPLSEPSWYSAFIKSLPILSLVFFVVIHSAGQGRLNSYRKKILLGLIFSAAGDISLIWEDSFLLGMIMFGLAHLMYTIAFGLRPLNIRVFIVLALFCATFYTVTLPYLNGPFVYMVGGYSALIGIMAWRALARVRMTHYVFSWAYFSAGLGSIFFMVSDCVLAVDKFCFPITNSRAIIMGTYYGAQMLITLSVAGSSEDEFRWKMQ, via the exons GTAAGAAGTATTATACCAAAGTTACTACCTTTCCTGGCGACATGCAGTATTTACTTTGGGCTCTGGCTTCCACTTTCTGAGCCAAGCTGGTATAGTGCGTTCATTAAAAGCCTGCCCattctaagcctggttttctttgtTGTAATCCACTCAGCAGGTCAAGGAAGGTTAAATTCATATAGAAAAAAGATCCTTTTGGGTCTGATATTCTCTGCAGCTGGTGATATATCCTTAATTTGGGAAGATTCTTTTCTTCTTG GGATGATAATGTTTGGACTGGCACATCTTATGTACACAATCGCCTTTGGTCTACGTCCTCTAAATATCCGTGTCTTTATTGTCCTTGCACTCTTTTGCGCAACTTTTTACACTGTTACTTTACCTTATTTAAATGGACCTTTTGTATATATGGTAGGCGGATACAGCGCACTTATTGGTATCATGGCTTGGAGAGCACTAGCAAGAGTACGCATGACACACTACGTCTTCTCATGGGCATATTTTTCTGCTGGTTTGGGTTCCATCTTTTTTATGGTATCTGACTGTGTCCTAGCTGTTGACAAATTCTGCTTCCCTATTACAAATTCTCGTGCAATTATAATGGGGACATATTATGGTGCACAGATGCTGATCACACTGTCTGTTGCTGGGAGTTCTGAAGATGAATTTCGATGGAAGATGCAATAA